CTTGGGCGATCAGGAGTCGGTCGAAGGGATCGCGGTGATGGTCGGGAAGGTGGCGAACCGTGGCGGCGTGGCTGCCGGTGATGGGCAATTCGTGAAAGCCGGTTGCCAATCCGGCCGCGCGGACAACCTCGGGCTCCGCGTCGAAGTCAGGCCGATTCAAGGCGCGCTTGATCGCAATTTCCCAGATATTTGCGGCACTGAAGAAGACCTCATGTTCGGGAGATTCCAGCATCTCCCTGTGAGAGGGCGCGAGCCGGGCTGGCTCAAGGAGGGACCAGAGCAGGATATGCGTATCGAGGAGGACGCGCATCATCGACCCTCGATGGCGTCGATGAATTCGGCAGGGGTCGCGGGCAGCGGTTTGTTGTCGTCCGCGGGTAGCTTGTATCGTCCGGCGAGCCGCCCGAGCACGCGCCGAGCCGGTGGTGCTTCAATGGGCACCAGGCGCACGACCGGTTTGCCGGCTCGGGCAATCACTGCTTCACCACCGGATTCGACTTGTTCGATGATCCGCGACAGGCGCGTCTTGGCCTCATGAATGTTAAACTGCGTTTGCATCGCTGGTCCTCTCAATTAGCTAGACTTAGTCTAGTTACGAGTCGGCTAACGGATCAAGCATTTTTCTTGGGAATTGCTTGGAGAAATTGCCGCTCATGTCGCTAACGCCGAGGGTTGTGTCTTCGCATTCCCCCTGAAAGCAAAGCTTGCAGGCCAGTTCGTCGTCGAGCTTGGGGTTTTTGAAAGGCGCAAGTTGCCCGGGAGTTGTTGGCGCGTATGGATTCACCAGGATTTCTAGGAGGATGATGTTCCTTTCGTTCTCTTTTGAATAGCAGCACACCTGGAAGCTGG
Above is a genomic segment from Thiorhodovibrio litoralis containing:
- a CDS encoding type II toxin-antitoxin system Phd/YefM family antitoxin, with translation MQTQFNIHEAKTRLSRIIEQVESGGEAVIARAGKPVVRLVPIEAPPARRVLGRLAGRYKLPADDNKPLPATPAEFIDAIEGR
- a CDS encoding type II toxin-antitoxin system VapC family toxin; this translates as MRVLLDTHILLWSLLEPARLAPSHREMLESPEHEVFFSAANIWEIAIKRALNRPDFDAEPEVVRAAGLATGFHELPITGSHAATVRHLPDHHRDPFDRLLIAQAKTEPMRLLSSDPLIRWYSVDTL